In Papaver somniferum cultivar HN1 chromosome 9, ASM357369v1, whole genome shotgun sequence, the genomic stretch ATCCTCCAAAGATGCGGCCATGACATGTATCCCTTAGAAGAATGCTGTCTCTGGTTGCTAATGCTGGCATGTCACACAAGATCCTTCCTTCAGCCAACAAAGCTTTAAGCCTCTCGCCCTCCATGTTTtcaatctctctttttttctctcctcTCTTCATCTTCCTTGCTTTATCTTTGGCTTCAGCTTCCTCCCAAAGCATCTTTTCTTGTTCAGATTCAGGTGAGATCTGGTACACAGCAGCAGACATTCCCGTCTTGGAGTCACGAGCTACAAATGTGAAGTTTGCAGTAAAAGCTACGGCATCTGAAGCATGAGAACGGTCTGGTGGATTCTGACTCACTTCCAGCTGAATATCGATGGACGAACGCCCAACCCATGTGACAGCCCCGGACATGCTCAAATCAACATCAACATGAAGAGGCTTCCTTAAGACCATCTTGTCAACAGAAGCAGTGACCAGCAAGAGAGGTCTTGTCAGGATACATTTGTCAGAGCAGTGCTTGACAGCGATAGTACCTGCAAGGGCATCAAGATCTTCAAGCAATTTACCGATCCTAACACCATTCCAAGGATCTCTATACTCTTCTCTAAGTATAAAATCCATAGAGAAGTTATAAACAATACTTGTTCGACTCTCTGAAGGAGTTTTAGTAAGCAATTCTCTTTGTGCTGGTGCATTATTTGCATATGCTGGATTGATACTAGACCTTGCTTCCCACAAAGCCTTTGTTACAGGAGAATGATAAGTACCTTGCCATAAACAAATTGGTTTTTTTATCAAAGAACTTGCATCTACTTCAAATGGAGATGATAAAGTTGAAACTACAGGAATTACTTTCTCTTCTGTCATTTCTTCTAGTAAAGGGTTTGGTTAGTTTTTGAATTAGTACTGTGGGGGTGGGGTTAAATATAATGATCatttatgagttttgaagatttcTTAATTTCTTTGGGTTGGTTGTAGAATGTTGTTTAAGACAGTTGAAATGGGTTTCTTTGTGAGGTAACAATGAAATTTTCTTGATGGAGACTTCATCATAACTGAGGTCAATATTGGAGACTTTAGTGAATATTCTTGATGAGTTCTGCATTGAATAGTTGAACTGGGCTTCTTTGTGAAGTAACAATGAACTTTTCTTGTTGAAGGTTTCATCACAGTGAATATtcgaaccataatattgggcataccaaaaactttataggcatacaaagtcatttttctaaccagggtgtattgataaggggtgtctaatgggtATGAATGACTTATATAcccttaaacacttcgaaaatattgatttataggctttaggttcggctgactcgtgttgatgagttatcagccgaacttcccgctgtagactgaattctttcgatcttgttttgatcataacttcttcgtccaatgtcggaatgacctcattctttttgcgttatcttcgtattttcattctcttgaagatgaagataaaatctacttgattttaatgggttaaaatctatgattttcattatataagctgaaccattaacattttttattcctgaactctcaggaataggttcggcttacatctatgagccgaaccaacccattgatgaacagttcggcttacatctatgagccgagtcacataatttttcttccagatcacacaggactaggttcgactcattatgatatttttaaacaagccgaactagttggttcggctcataacaaTAACACTTATAGCTTGtcgaactgttcattagttgtcaatatccaggtttcagatcaaggttcggcgcataatttaggtgagttgtgagccgaatctaggttcggcgcataatttagttgcgttgtgagccgaacctaggttcggcgcataatgttgttgttttttaagccgaacggttcttcaaattttcagcctgaaagtgtatatgaacagttcggctgatacgattttcattatataagccgaaccattaacattttttattccagaactctcaggaataggttcggctttctaagaaaattttatacaagccgaactgttcataaagggatcggttcggctcataaatgtaagtcgaaccttttcatcctccattgaatcattctcgtaatctaggaaatcaaccatttgggaatcattgttgtagttgatgtgtattttcctaggttttttagatgatatatgacactcctcatcctccattgaatcaagaattagaattttctcactttctccttctctttctctccttcttaaccaaaccaaaactttgattttttttccccaaatttttcatctaaacaactcttataattctgaaaattattttaatcactaaacaaaatatttaatcactaatcaagattagtaacactaatacgtaaagggcagatttgtcattaaaaaaaaattgagttaaggagttatctgattttgctatttcacaatcttttttgtcttcattcagtatgccttggaagattttggtatgcccaaaattatagttcgAATATTCTTCATGAGTTCTATCATAAATTTTAAGCATATACTCCTTTCTATTGTGCATTTTTAGAAAGTcttactattattattttttgaagtGGCCCTTTCAATGTTTTTAAAATGTCAACCAAGATATTTAATCTCGTGTCACTAGTTCCGCAGCTCAGTCAAAAATGCTATGGGGAATAActgttgaaaaaaattgaagtaAAATTAGTTTGTAGGAGTGAAAATCAATTAATATTGGTTTTAAAACTTCGACCGATGTGTTTGGGTCATTGGGTGAGCCCTCCCATCCATAAGTCTATGAAGGCTGTTTTTTGGGATACTCAACAATTTTGTTGAGGCATATAAGATAATTAACCTAACTAGTGTAGGTTAATAAGGATGTTCTAAGGCTTGTTAAATTACTTAGataaattaattaattatctTTTTTAATTTACTTTTTATTACTTTTAATTACATATTTTGTTTAAAAAAATTGAAAGCaaaaatttatctattttttaaattatttttattcccTTCTCTTCTATCTACTTCAACCAAACGCTTAACATTATTTCAACTTTTATCGTCTTCGACTAAAAGTGGATGTTCTAATCGTTTTTCTAATCTGCAAATTAgtgaagaaaaagaaggagaaggagtcGAAGCAGAAACCAAATTAAGTgaaatttttctttttagaaaGAGAAAGTTATAttgaagaggaaaaaaaataattaccatTGTACAGATTTTGGATTTTGAGCTAAAAACTCATCTATCTTTAGCAGAAACAAGAAATTGCAAAGCAACAATTATTATCAGTTGTAGAGCTTCACAAACAAATGTTTTGCTtgaccaaggtagtcaatatcggttgtgtCGACCGATATTATCGTTTTTTATCGTGTAGCGGAAAACCTTTACGATATCTAAATTATCGACGATACAAGGATTAAACGATAAAAACGCTCGTATCAGCCGGTACAAACCGATATACCAGGTTCACCGGTACACTTATAATATAGGTAAGGGTAATTTGGTAGAATAAATTATTTagatttgaaaaaatttaaatagATTCCTTCCTCATAATCGCCTACTTTCTCCGTACGCTTGAAAACTCAATCCGATTCAATAAAAAAATTTCCAACTATTTCATTTTCCGATGTAGGTTGAAATTAGCTGAGACGATGGTGAAAATTAATGAGGGTTACTTTGAATAGATAGTTCACGCACAGCGTGTCCATTGGGATTGATTTGCCCCGGGAGCGCGTGTTTCTCTTGTCATCACTGACATGAGTTGCTAGTTCTTCCTGAGACGGTCGGTCCTAAAGGGACAATACGTGTTGGCATATGAGTGGTGTTTGGTCTTCGGTGCTGGTTGGCCCCCATTTCACGCAGTGACAACTAGCCCGACTACCTCTTCATTCTTCTCCTCGGTTATCCGAGAGAAAGAATAGTTTGGTCCCCTGTGCTTAGCTGTCGAAAAATTATCGACTATTTTCCCTTACAACAGTGAACATGTGAAACCATCCTAGCATATGTGAAAGGAGGGACTCTCTCCTGTGGCTACGCAAGGCAGCAGGATCATGAAAGGGGGACTCCTCCCTGTAGCCCTGCTTGCTCTGGGCAGGGATAAAGTGGGCATGCTACTTTAACGGTCGCGAACGCGTAAACCCTACTAAAATGGTGTGATCACCTCCTGTTCCACCCGCGGCAC encodes the following:
- the LOC113312452 gene encoding acyl-coenzyme A thioesterase 9, mitochondrial-like; amino-acid sequence: MTEEKVIPVVSTLSSPFEVDASSLIKKPICLWQGTYHSPVTKALWEARSSINPAYANNAPAQRELLTKTPSESRTSIVYNFSMDFILREEYRDPWNGVRIGKLLEDLDALAGTIAVKHCSDKCILTRPLLLVTASVDKMVLRKPLHVDVDLSMSGAVTWVGRSSIDIQLEVSQNPPDRSHASDAVAFTANFTFVARDSKTGMSAAVYQISPESEQEKMLWEEAEAKDKARKMKRGEKKREIENMEGERLKALLAEGRILCDMPALATRDSILLRDTCHGRIFGGFLMHKAFELAYSTAYAFAGLVPSFLEVEHVDFLRPVDVGDFLRFKSCVLYTELDNPLQPLINIEVVAHVTKPELRTSEVSNSFHFTFSVRNLHTIENGFSIRSVVPATEEEARRILKHIDADK